CAGGATGGATTAAAAAATACAGTGAAGAATGCCAATATATTAAACCACATAATAAAGAAAAAAATGCTTCAAGTGAAGAAATACGAGCTTTAAATAAGAAAATCAAGGAACTTGAAAAGGAAAAT
The nucleotide sequence above comes from Acetoanaerobium noterae. Encoded proteins:
- a CDS encoding transposase → MKTYYDIDFKKELVKEYLDGKSLNNLYQTYGVAKSTIAGWIKKYSEECQYIKPHNKEKNASSEEIRALNKKIKELEKEN